One region of candidate division Zixibacteria bacterium HGW-Zixibacteria-1 genomic DNA includes:
- a CDS encoding twin-arginine translocase TatA/TatE family subunit, whose protein sequence is MFGMGPWELALIFLVILLLFGAKRLPDIAQGLGKGIREFKSALKDTQSEIKSGTKEADKKENNSGEKKDG, encoded by the coding sequence ATGTTCGGCATGGGACCGTGGGAATTGGCGCTGATATTCCTGGTGATTTTGTTGCTTTTCGGTGCCAAAAGATTGCCCGATATTGCTCAGGGTCTGGGCAAGGGTATTCGCGAATTCAAAAGCGCGTTAAAGGATACCCAGAGCGAAATTAAATCCGGTACGAAAGAAGCTGACAAGAAAGAAAACAATTCCGGCGAAAAGAAAGATGGCTAG
- a CDS encoding phosphatidylserine decarboxylase family protein — protein MIAAPGIKFILIGFVLAIACSLWSAYRDSLGFSVAGAILAVLALFLVYFYRNPVRVIPAEPGLILSSADGRVLSIEEIKNDYIGGSGKKVSIFMSVMDPHLNRIPVAGRLDYVKYIPGKFLKAFLDKASEENEHTEIGLEFEGGRIIFKQIAGILARRIECPVKPGQKVTAGEIYGMIHFGSRAEIFLPNNIEVGVKTGDRVKAGVSIIGRLKS, from the coding sequence ATGATAGCGGCTCCGGGAATCAAATTCATCCTGATCGGCTTTGTCCTGGCCATTGCCTGCAGCCTCTGGTCGGCTTACCGGGATTCGCTGGGATTTTCCGTTGCCGGGGCCATTTTGGCGGTTTTGGCTCTGTTTCTTGTGTATTTCTACCGGAATCCGGTCAGGGTCATCCCGGCGGAGCCGGGACTGATATTATCTTCCGCTGATGGCCGCGTGTTATCGATTGAGGAGATAAAAAATGATTATATAGGAGGTTCCGGCAAAAAAGTATCGATTTTTATGTCGGTCATGGACCCGCATTTAAATCGAATTCCCGTAGCCGGCCGTCTGGATTACGTTAAATATATACCGGGTAAATTTCTTAAGGCTTTTCTCGATAAGGCCTCGGAGGAAAATGAGCATACCGAAATCGGCCTTGAATTCGAGGGCGGAAGGATCATTTTCAAGCAAATCGCAGGCATTCTGGCCCGGAGAATAGAATGCCCGGTCAAACCCGGTCAAAAAGTTACAGCCGGCGAAATATATGGTATGATTCATTTCGGCTCACGGGCCGAGATATTTCTTCCGAATAATATTGAAGTGGGAGTGAAAACGGGAGACAGGGTAAAAGCAGGTGTTTCCATAATCGGCCGACTAAAGAGTTGA
- a CDS encoding phosphoribosylformylglycinamidine synthase subunit PurS (With PurL and PurQ catalyzes the conversion of formylglycinamide ribonucleotide, ATP, and glutamine to formylglycinamidine ribonucleotide, ADP, and glutamate in the fourth step of the purine biosynthetic pathway): MSNRKAVVYVRLKDGVLDPQGVTIQRAISNMGYDMVKSVRSGRFFELEVEAGDGKIENKIEEICGKLLANPVIENYQVEFEK; encoded by the coding sequence ATGAGCAATAGAAAAGCAGTTGTTTATGTTCGGCTAAAAGACGGTGTTCTTGATCCGCAGGGAGTAACAATTCAGCGCGCGATTTCGAACATGGGTTATGATATGGTCAAGTCGGTTCGTTCCGGGCGTTTTTTTGAACTGGAAGTCGAGGCCGGCGATGGCAAAATCGAAAATAAAATTGAGGAAATCTGCGGCAAGCTTCTGGCCAATCCGGTCATAGAGAATTATCAAGTGGAGTTTGAAAAATGA
- a CDS encoding phosphoribosylformylglycinamidine synthase I, whose protein sequence is MKFGVVTFPGSNCDYDAYSAARLIGEDVEFLWHQSDDLNGSDVIILPGGFSYGDYLRSGAIARFSPIMKSVMKFAQEGGLVIGICNGFQVLVESGLLPGALMRNEHLRFSCKFVYLRVEHTAGPFTNECRPGEILKIPIAHKDGNYYNFQGDLEKLKANNQILFRYCDKDGNINPESNPNGSMYNIGGITNEKGNVVGMMPHPERAVEDILGSSDGLKIFLSMRKYIMERVGVEKP, encoded by the coding sequence ATGAAATTCGGCGTCGTGACTTTCCCGGGCTCAAATTGCGATTATGATGCCTATTCGGCCGCCCGGCTGATCGGTGAGGATGTTGAATTTCTGTGGCATCAGTCCGACGACCTGAACGGGTCCGATGTGATCATTCTCCCCGGAGGATTTTCATACGGCGATTATCTCAGGTCGGGGGCGATTGCGCGCTTCTCGCCGATTATGAAATCGGTCATGAAGTTCGCGCAGGAAGGCGGATTGGTTATCGGTATTTGCAACGGCTTTCAGGTCCTGGTCGAATCGGGTCTTTTGCCGGGGGCTCTGATGCGCAACGAGCATCTGCGGTTTTCCTGCAAATTCGTATATCTCAGGGTCGAACATACGGCCGGTCCTTTTACCAATGAATGCCGGCCCGGCGAAATATTGAAGATCCCGATTGCGCATAAGGATGGAAATTATTATAATTTCCAGGGCGATCTTGAGAAACTGAAAGCAAACAATCAGATTTTATTTCGATATTGCGACAAGGATGGCAATATTAACCCCGAAAGTAATCCGAATGGTTCGATGTATAATATCGGCGGGATCACCAACGAAAAAGGAAATGTTGTGGGAATGATGCCTCACCCCGAACGGGCTGTCGAGGATATCCTGGGCTCCTCGGACGGGCTGAAAATTTTCCTTTCAATGAGAAAATATATCATGGAAAGGGTTGGAGTTGAAAAACCGTGA
- a CDS encoding metallophosphoesterase yields the protein MKIALISDVHGNLEALEMVLRDIEKQGAEKIHFLGDAVGYGCNPNECVKLIDRHCDIRLLGNHDYAAMGLESTENFNQLAKASMNWTQTMLKSKSISILADFEMEAVFLDYYLVHSSPTEPEKWRYILNIDQSRIHFENFSQAFCFVGHSHSPTFFEKDREGQITQHFKPEMKFNEGYRYIINIGSVGQPRDNDPRACYVIVDTDNKGICYRRIEYDILKTQEKMRKAKLPDFLIERLAVGA from the coding sequence ATGAAAATCGCTTTAATATCGGACGTTCACGGTAACCTGGAAGCATTGGAAATGGTCCTTCGCGACATAGAAAAACAGGGCGCGGAGAAAATTCATTTTCTCGGCGATGCTGTCGGATACGGATGCAATCCTAATGAATGCGTCAAGCTGATCGACAGACATTGCGATATAAGATTGCTGGGCAACCATGATTATGCCGCCATGGGACTGGAATCGACCGAGAACTTCAATCAGCTGGCGAAGGCGTCGATGAACTGGACCCAGACCATGCTCAAATCAAAATCAATCAGTATCCTGGCTGATTTTGAAATGGAAGCTGTCTTTCTGGATTATTATCTGGTTCATTCGTCACCGACAGAGCCGGAAAAATGGCGCTATATTCTTAATATTGATCAATCCCGAATCCATTTTGAGAATTTTTCCCAGGCTTTTTGTTTTGTCGGACATTCACACAGCCCGACCTTCTTCGAAAAGGACCGTGAGGGTCAGATTACGCAGCATTTCAAACCGGAGATGAAGTTTAACGAAGGGTACAGATATATAATCAATATTGGGTCCGTCGGACAACCACGCGACAATGATCCGCGCGCATGTTACGTCATTGTGGACACCGATAACAAGGGAATATGTTACAGGCGGATAGAATACGATATTCTTAAAACACAGGAAAAGATGCGAAAGGCAAAGCTCCCCGATTTTCTAATTGAAAGGCTGGCGGTAGGAGCTTGA
- the pssA gene encoding CDP-diacylglycerol--serine O-phosphatidyltransferase, whose translation MQVSSFKGVVPSTFTMGNAVCGFLAILSVFEGEVTTACWLIVLAGFLDILDGKIARLSGTVSDFGVELDSLADFLSFGVAPAVIMYVVKLSSMGKWGWAISIVYIMAASYRLARFNLLAQTDEKKEFLGLPTPGAAMLLVGYVIFSYHLWGQLEYSQYLVSMVILVAALMVSQIEYDAMPDNFNNRKNRIKLLFMIGAALAALIQPRLLLFPIFAVYIIIGLVREMYRFFYLGVGLVRKHQSRDNRKLENGDEQ comes from the coding sequence ATGCAAGTAAGCAGTTTTAAGGGAGTTGTTCCCAGTACATTTACCATGGGCAATGCCGTCTGTGGTTTTCTGGCGATATTATCGGTTTTTGAGGGCGAAGTTACAACCGCCTGCTGGCTGATTGTGCTGGCCGGCTTCCTCGATATCCTTGATGGCAAAATCGCCCGTCTTTCGGGGACCGTCTCCGATTTTGGTGTCGAGCTGGATTCACTGGCCGACTTTCTCTCGTTCGGTGTCGCTCCCGCCGTTATCATGTATGTCGTCAAACTTAGTTCTATGGGCAAATGGGGCTGGGCTATCAGCATTGTATATATAATGGCGGCCAGTTACCGGCTGGCGCGATTTAATCTGCTGGCCCAGACTGATGAAAAAAAGGAGTTCCTGGGATTGCCGACGCCGGGCGCGGCGATGCTGCTGGTCGGATATGTTATTTTCAGTTATCATCTCTGGGGGCAACTCGAATACAGCCAGTATCTGGTTTCAATGGTGATTCTGGTCGCGGCCCTGATGGTCTCACAAATTGAATATGACGCCATGCCGGACAATTTTAACAACCGCAAAAATCGCATAAAGCTGCTTTTTATGATTGGCGCGGCCCTGGCGGCACTTATACAGCCAAGACTTTTATTATTTCCTATCTTTGCTGTTTATATTATAATTGGTCTTGTTAGGGAAATGTATCGGTTTTTTTATCTCGGTGTCGGGCTGGTACGAAAACACCAGTCTCGTGATAACCGAAAGCTGGAGAACGGTGATGAGCAATAG
- a CDS encoding DUF4321 domain-containing protein, with product MSWKGLELKNREITFIIVALLLGAILGGFVGEVIGSFLPPGAAKTLFSKSLRIGFEPTRVELYSISFTVGLMFKINFMSVLGVLLVIIYFRWWYI from the coding sequence ATATCATGGAAAGGGTTGGAGTTGAAAAACCGTGAAATAACCTTTATCATAGTCGCCCTGCTGCTGGGAGCCATTCTTGGCGGGTTCGTGGGCGAAGTTATCGGGTCCTTTCTCCCTCCCGGCGCCGCCAAGACGCTGTTCTCAAAATCCCTGCGAATCGGTTTTGAGCCGACTCGGGTAGAGTTGTATTCCATATCTTTTACAGTGGGATTGATGTTCAAAATAAACTTTATGTCTGTTTTGGGCGTATTATTGGTTATAATATACTTTAGATGGTGGTATATTTAG
- a CDS encoding adenylosuccinate lyase → MIARYTLPEMGALWSDEAKYRHWLMVEIAVCRAMAEMGMIPQKALKNIIKKADFNIDRINEVEAVTNHDVIAFLTSVSEFVGPDAKYIHYGMTSSDMLDTALSLQMKLAALLIDKKLVTALAKIKKLAMKYKMTPIIGRTHGVAAEPTTLGLKFSVWYTELERGRERFKVAAENAAVGAISGAVGNFANIDPRIEARVCKLLGLQVDKVSTQVIQRDRHAEYITAMAILMSSVEKFGTEIRNLHRTEIGEIQEGFAKGQKGSSAMPHKKNPITSERLSGIARLIRGYSITAMENVPLWHERDIAHSSAERVIIPDSTILTDYGLKLLNDILDRLAINPKRMMENINIYGGIVFSQRLLLKLTDALGDRDKAYRMVQRAAMEAYQGGPGFKELVMKDKDITSILSAKEIEESFELDYYFKNVDKIFKRVFGK, encoded by the coding sequence GCAGGGCTATGGCCGAAATGGGCATGATTCCGCAAAAGGCCTTGAAGAATATTATTAAAAAGGCTGACTTCAATATTGATCGGATAAATGAAGTCGAAGCCGTCACCAATCATGATGTCATTGCCTTTCTAACCTCAGTCTCCGAATTTGTCGGCCCGGATGCTAAATATATCCATTATGGCATGACGTCATCCGATATGCTCGATACCGCCCTTTCGTTGCAGATGAAACTGGCGGCCCTCCTGATCGATAAAAAACTGGTGACCGCTCTGGCGAAAATCAAAAAACTGGCCATGAAATATAAAATGACGCCGATCATCGGGCGCACGCATGGAGTCGCCGCCGAACCGACCACCCTTGGCCTGAAGTTTTCGGTGTGGTACACCGAACTGGAGCGGGGGAGAGAGCGATTTAAAGTTGCCGCCGAGAATGCCGCCGTGGGGGCGATCTCGGGCGCGGTCGGCAATTTTGCCAATATCGATCCGCGCATCGAGGCCCGTGTTTGCAAGCTGCTGGGTTTGCAGGTGGATAAGGTTTCGACGCAGGTTATCCAGCGCGATCGCCACGCCGAATATATTACCGCCATGGCCATTCTGATGTCTTCGGTGGAAAAATTCGGGACCGAAATCAGAAATTTGCATCGGACCGAAATCGGTGAAATCCAGGAAGGATTCGCCAAAGGGCAAAAAGGTTCATCGGCGATGCCGCACAAGAAAAACCCGATCACGTCCGAAAGATTATCGGGCATTGCGCGGCTTATCCGCGGCTATTCGATAACGGCGATGGAAAATGTTCCCCTCTGGCACGAGCGCGATATCGCCCACAGTTCGGCCGAGAGAGTAATAATACCGGATAGCACCATTCTGACCGATTACGGATTGAAACTTCTTAATGATATTCTGGACCGTCTGGCCATAAACCCGAAAAGAATGATGGAAAACATTAATATTTATGGCGGCATTGTCTTTTCGCAAAGGCTGCTGCTTAAATTAACCGACGCTCTGGGCGACCGCGATAAGGCCTATCGCATGGTCCAGCGCGCCGCTATGGAAGCTTATCAGGGTGGTCCCGGATTTAAGGAACTGGTCATGAAGGATAAGGACATTACAAGTATTCTATCTGCAAAAGAAATCGAAGAATCATTCGAACTTGATTATTATTTTAAAAACGTGGATAAAATTTTCAAGCGGGTATTTGGCAAATGA